TCATCGTCATCATCGTCGTCGCCGTCATCGTCGTCGTCCGTGTCGTCGTCGCCGGCGGGCTGCGTCGTCGTGGTGGATGTCGTGGTCGTCGTGGTGGTCGATGTGGTCATCGGCGTGCACGAGCCGACGAAGAGGCGCTGGAGCGTGTCGACCGGATCGCCGAAGTCGCCCGGCTCGCCGCCCGCGGCATAGATCCATCCATCAAGGCACGCGGCGGCGACATTCTGCAGCGGTTCGGTCAGTTCATCGGCGAGCGCCCACGTGTTCGACGAAATGTCGAATACGCGCACCGTCGCCGCAATGCCGGCGGTAAGGCTCCCGTCAAAACCGCCGACGTAGAAGAGTTTCGCGTCGAGGAAGTCGTAGGCCGTGGCGGACGCCGCCTTTCCGGACTTGATCGGCACATCCGGCATCGCCGCGTCGCTCCACGTGTCGCCGGCGATATTGTACTTCCAAGCCGTCGCCTCGCCGTATGTCGGGTTGACACCACCCGCCACCCACAGCGCGCCCTCGGCGCTCCAGAGTGCGAAACTCGATCGCGACGCAGGCAGGTCGTCACCGGCCTCCCACGTGTCGCCCGAAGGATCGTAGAACAACAGATCATCGGCCGACGGAAAATCGATTTGTGAGAAGCCGCCGACATACGCGATTTTGCCTTCGAACGGCGCGAAGCCGTAACTGTCGCGGCCACCTGGAATCGGCACGGATTCGCCCGTCGACCAGGTATTGCCTGCAATGTCGTAGATATAGAGCGTGTTTGACCACGTATACGTGTAGTAGTTGACGAGTCCGCCCGGCACGTAGATTGAACCGTTGTCGTAAACCGCGTCGATGCCGTCGAGTTCCGTCGGCATGGACGCTCGCGTCGTCCAAGTGTCTTCGTCCGGGTCATAACGCCAGACGTCGTCGTACGCATCGTAAAAGGTTCGGTCGCCGCCTCCCATGTAATAGAGGTAGCTGCCGTCGGAAACGAGCGCGCCACCGAAGCGGCCGTCGGGCAGCGGCTCGCGCTCTTCCCAATCCGCGAACGCCGCCGCAGCGGCGCACAAGAGGATGAGCGTCCCGATCAGAATCGCAAAAGACCGCATGTATACCCTCCGATTGCCAGTCCCAAATTAGCGGCGAAGTCAATCGGAGAGGGAGGGATTTGTCAACGGCGGAATTTCACCGCAAAGGCGCGAAGAAAAAAACGCAAAGAGCGCGAAGTTTTGAAGTTTCATGAGATTTCTTCGCGCTCTTCGCGCGAACTTTGCGTCTTTGCGGTAAGAGTGTTCAAAGCAGCTTCCAGGCCAGCTCTTTCATGATCTCGCTCGTCCCGCCGCCGATGGCGATCAGGCGCACGTCGCGGTACAGACGCTCGATGCCGAATTCCGTCGCGTAGCCGTAGCCGCCGTGAAGCTGGATCGCCTCGCGGCAGACCGCCTCCGCCATCTCGGCGCAGAAAATCTTGGCGAACGCCACCTCGCGAACGCAATTCTCGCCCGCGTTCATTCGCGCGGCCAGCCGATAGACGTACTCGCGCGCCACGTCGATTCGCATCGCCATGTCCACGAGCTTGTGGCGCGTGACCTGAAACCCCGCGATCGGCCGGCCGAACGCCTGGCGCTCGTCGGCGTAAGCCTTCGAGCGGTCGTACGCGAGCTTTGCGAACGCGACACCGATGACGGCAAGAAACAGGCGCTCGCGCTGGAAGTTGTGCATCAGGCCGACAAAGCCCGCGCCCTCGCCGCCCAGCAGGTTCGCCGCCGGCACGCGGCAATCCTCGAAACGCAGTTCCGCGGTGTCCGACGCGTGCCAGCCCATCTTGTCGATTTGCCGACTGACCGAAAAGCCCGGCGTGCCCTTTTCGACGACCAGCAGGCTGACGCCCTCGTGCCCCTGGCCGCCGGTACGCGCGGCGAGCGTGACGAAATCGGCCAGGACGCCGCTCGTGATGAAGGTCTTGGCGCCGTTGATGATGTACGCATCGCCGTCGCGCACGGCGCGCGTGCGGATGTTCGCCACGTCGGAGCCGGCGTCGGGCTCGGTGACGCCGAGCGCCGCGATCTTCTCGCCCGCGAGAACCGGCGGAACGAAGCGCCGTTTCTGTTCCTCGGATCCGAGCGCGAGGATCGGCGGAATCGCGATGCCAAGGCTCCCGAGCCCCGCGCAAATGCCCATGCTGCCGGCCCGCGCAAGTTCTTCCGAATACGCGATCACGTGGAACAAATCGCCCGCGGTGCCGCCGCATTCCTCCGGAAGGCCGATACCCAAAAAACCCGCCGCGCCGGCCTTCGCCCATAACTCGCGCGGGATCTGTTCTTTTTCCCAGCGCTCGACGTTGGGGATCACCTCGCGCTCGACAAACTTCCGCGCCGAGGCGCGGAGCTGGTCGTGCGTGGAGTCGAAGTAGCCGGTCATGCGGCGCGCAAATTGGGAATGGGGAATTGCGAATGGGGAATTTCCATCGCAATTGACCAAATCAAGTGAAAGAGGCGCGCCCATTTCGTCGCGTCCCGTGACGTCATCCTGAGCGAAGCGAAGGATCTTGCCGACCCCGGACGACGCCCTCGATCCTTCCGAGAAGCCATCTCAAGGCGTGGTAGGGGAGGCCGCTTGCTTACGCGCGCGGCTCCGTTCGCCGAACAAACGCGCTGGAGGCAGGATTCCCAATTCCCCATTCCCAATTCCCCATTCATTTGGGCCGCATTTCCACCAGAAAGTGCTTCAGATGCGGCGGGCTCCAGGTGATCTCGTAGCCGCGCAGCTTGCCCGCGTTTTGCATCACGTCGATGACGACGCGCCCGACAAAATCGATGTGGCGGTCGGAATACACGCGGCGCGGGATCGCGAGGCGCACGAGGTCGTTTTCGGGCCAGCGCGTATCGCCGGTTTCCGGGTCCGTTCGCGCGAACATCACGGAGCCGACCTCCACCGCGCGCACGCCGCCGGCGAGATACAGCTCGCACGTGAGCGCCCAGCCCCGGTATTGCTCGATGGGGATGTGCGGGCAGATCGCGTTCGCGTCGAGGTAAACCGCGTGGCCGCCGGGCGGGTGGATCATCGGCACGCCATGTTGCGCAAGCAGCTTGTGCAGGCGGCCAACCTGCTCCACGCGCTGTTCGAGCGTGGCGATATCCAGGCCCTCCATCAGGCCGACAGCCATCGCTTCCAGGTCGCGGCCCGCAAGGCCGCCGTAGGTCGGAAAGCCTTCCTGAATGACCATGCGGCTCATGAAGCGGCGCATGACGTCCTCGTCGTCCGTGGCGAAATAGCCGCCGATGTTCACGAAGCCGTCCTTCTTGGCGCTCATCAGCACGCCGTCGCAAAGCGCGTACATCTCCGACGCGATGTCGGTGAGCGTCTTGTCGCCGTAACCCGCCTCGCGCTGGTGGATGAAATACGCGTTCTCGGCGTATCGCGCG
Above is a window of bacterium DNA encoding:
- a CDS encoding acyl-CoA dehydrogenase family protein — encoded protein: MTGYFDSTHDQLRASARKFVEREVIPNVERWEKEQIPRELWAKAGAAGFLGIGLPEECGGTAGDLFHVIAYSEELARAGSMGICAGLGSLGIAIPPILALGSEEQKRRFVPPVLAGEKIAALGVTEPDAGSDVANIRTRAVRDGDAYIINGAKTFITSGVLADFVTLAARTGGQGHEGVSLLVVEKGTPGFSVSRQIDKMGWHASDTAELRFEDCRVPAANLLGGEGAGFVGLMHNFQRERLFLAVIGVAFAKLAYDRSKAYADERQAFGRPIAGFQVTRHKLVDMAMRIDVAREYVYRLAARMNAGENCVREVAFAKIFCAEMAEAVCREAIQLHGGYGYATEFGIERLYRDVRLIAIGGGTSEIMKELAWKLL
- a CDS encoding tryptophanase; this translates as MPNPPLPFEPFKIKVVERIPVLTAGERRAAMERAKFNPFKLRSREVTIDLLTDSGTGSMSDRQWAAIMIGDESYAGAESYEHFRDTVWRITGKKHIVPVHQGRSAENIFFGAIVKPGDVVISNTHFDTTQANVEVAGGVPLNLPSPASRRLDTSDPFKGNIDLEALAETLSDRSRRVALVVMTVTNNTCGGQPVSLANLRAAREICAKHGVPLYLDAARYAENAYFIHQREAGYGDKTLTDIASEMYALCDGVLMSAKKDGFVNIGGYFATDDEDVMRRFMSRMVIQEGFPTYGGLAGRDLEAMAVGLMEGLDIATLEQRVEQVGRLHKLLAQHGVPMIHPPGGHAVYLDANAICPHIPIEQYRGWALTCELYLAGGVRAVEVGSVMFARTDPETGDTRWPENDLVRLAIPRRVYSDRHIDFVGRVVIDVMQNAGKLRGYEITWSPPHLKHFLVEMRPK